The following nucleotide sequence is from Dyella sp. BiH032.
ATTGGGGCGAATGACATGTCGCGCTGGCGCCACGTTCTGCTGTTGCTGTTCTTCTTCGCCGCCGTCCCGGCCACCGCGGCCGATCGCCTCGCCGCGCTGTCCGGCCCGCTCCCATCGCGCCAGCCGCTGCCGCCGCTGATCGTGCTGAACTACCACGACGTGCGCGACGACATCCGCGACGCCGGCCGGCTCGACAGCACGGCGATGAGCACCGACCACCTCATCGCCCACTTCGAGTGGCTGCGCGGCAACGGCTTCCACATGGTGAGCCTGGACGATGTGGTCGCCGCGCAGCGCGGCGACCACGCGCTGCCGCCGAAGGCCGTGCTGCTCACCTTCGACGACGGCCTCGCCAGCTTCTACACCCGCGTATTCCCGCTGCTGCGCGCCTACGGCTACCCCGCGTTGTTCGCGCTGGAAGGCTCGTGGATGGATCTCCCGGCGGGCAAGCGCTTCGACTACAACGGCGAAGGCTGCGGCCGCGAATGCTTCGTCGATTGGCAGCAGGTCAACGAGATGCGCGCCTCCGGCCTGGTGGAGATCGCCTCGCATACCTACGACCTGCACCAAGGCGTCGTCGCCAACGCGCAAGGCAACACCATGCCGGCGGCGCTCGCTCTCGCCTATGACGCGAAACGCGGTTACGAAACGCCGGACGCCTACCGCGCGCGCATCCGTGCGGACCTGAGGCGCAGCGCCGACGACATCGCCGTGCACACTGGCCAGCGCCCGCGCGCGATCGTATGGCCCTACGGCGCCTACAACCGTGTGGCCCAGGCCGAGGCAGCCGCGCTGGGCATGACGATCTCGCTGAGCCTGGACGACGAACCCGCGCAACTGACGGAAGGCCGCAACATCCCCCGCCTGCTGATCGCCGACGACATCGGCGTCGACGGTCTGGCCTCGCTGATCTACCGCCAGCGCGCGATCGATCCGCAACGCGTCGTGCAGGTGGATCTGGACTACGTCTACGACCCCGACCCGGCCCAACAGGAGAAGAACCTTTCCGCGCTGCTCGACCGCATCCGCCGCATGAAGCCGAGCCAGGTATGGCTGCAGACCTATGCCGATCCGGATGGCGACGGCGTGGCCGACGCGGTGTACTTCCCCAACCGCCACCTGCCGATGCGCGCCGACCTGTTTGCCCGTGTGGCGTGGCAGCTGCGCACGCGCTGCGAGGTGGACGTCTATGCATGGATGCCGGTATTGGCGTTCCGCTTTCCCGGCGGCGGCGACCTGCCGTCGCTCGGGCATGGCGGCGACGGCGACCACTACCGCCTTGCACCGTGGGACCCGCGCGTACGCGCCATGATCGGCGACGTCTACGAAGACCTCGCCATGCACGGCGGCATGTCCGGCCTGCTGTTCTCCGACGACGCCTACCTGCGCGACACGGACGCGCTCGGCCCGCTCGCCGCCAGCAAGCCGGCGCAACGCACGCAGTACCTGATCGACTTCACCCTCGAACTAGCCGACCGCGCCCGGCAATGGCGCGCGCAGCTCAAGACCGCGCGCAACCTCTACGCACGCCCGGTGCTGGAGCCCGCGTCGGAAGCCTGGTTCGCGCAGAGCCTGGCCGCGTTCAACGCCGCCTACGACTACACCGGGCTGATGGCCATGCCGCAGCTCGACAGGACGCCCGCCACGAATACCTGGTTCGAACGGCTGGCCGCCGCGGTCGCGGCGCAGCCGCATGGCCTGGACCGCACCGTGTTCGAACTGGCCGCGGTGGACTGGCGTGCCGGCGGCAAGCCGGTGCCACCGTCCGTGCTCGGCGCGCGGCTGCGCCTGTTGCAGGCGCAGGGCGCCCGCCACCTGGGCTACTACCCGGACAACTTCGTCGCCGACCAGCCCGCGCTCGAAGCGATCCGCCCGTACATCTCCGCCGCCGAACACCCGTACCGGGAGCCGTGATGGACCTGCGCGACATCGCCACGGCGCTGCTCGACTTCGCCTTCTACTATCCGCTGCTGATGTCCTTCTTCTGGATGAGCGGCGGCCTGATCTACTACCTGCGCTGGGAACGGGGACAGGCACCGCGCACCCGGCCGCCGGCGCTGCTGCACTACCCCCTGGTCAGCCTGATCGTGCCCTGCCACAACGAAGGTGCGCAGGTGCGCGAGACCATCGCCCACCTCGACGCGCAACGCTATCCGCACTTCGAGATCATCGCCGTCAACGACGGCTCGACCGACGACACCGGTACGCAACTCGACGCGCTGCAGGCGGAGTTCCCCCGCCTGCGCGTGATCCACTTCGCCAGCAACCAGGGTAAGGCCATGGGCCTGCGCATGGCGGCCATGGCGGCGCGCGGCGACTTCCTGGTGTGCGTGGACGGCGATGCGCTGCTCGACGAGTACGCCACGCACTGGATGATCGGCCATATGATCGGCAGCCCGCGCGTAGGCGCGGTCACCGGCAACCCGCGCATCCGCAACCGCTCCACCCTCCTCGGCAAGCTCCAGGTGGGCGAATTCTCCTCGATCATCGGCCTGATCAAGCGCGCACAGCGCGTCTACGGCCGCGTATTCACCGTGTCCGGTGTGATCGCCTGCTTCCGTCGCAGCGCACTGCACGACGTCGGCTACTGGAACACCGACATGGTCACCGAGGACATCGACATCAGCTGGCGCCTGCAGATGCGCCACTGGGACATCCGCTACGAGCCCAATGCGCTGTGCTGGATCCTCATGCCCGAGACCCTGCGCGGCCTGTGGAAGCAGCGTCTGCGCTGGGCCCAGGGCGGCGTGGAAGTGATGCTGCGCTATAGCCGCGTGCTGCTGGCCTGGCGCCGCCGCCGCATGTGGCCGGTGGCGCTGGAATACCTGCTCAGCCTGGTCTGGGCCTATGTGATGGCGACGATCATCGCGCTTTGGGTGCTGGGCCGTTTCACCACGCTGCCGCCGCCACTGCGCATCGCCACCCTTCTACCGCAGTGGCACGGCGTGATGCTGGGCATCGTGTGCCTGCTGCAATTCGGCATCAGCACACTGATCGACCGGCGCTACGAAGCACGCGTGGGCCGCAACTACTACTGGATGATCTGGTACCCGCTGACCTATTGGCTGCTGAGCACGGCCACTACCGTGGCCGCGCTGCCGAAAGCCCTGCTCAAGCGCAAGGGCACGCGCGCCGTGTGGGTCAGCCCCGACCGAGGTATACGATGAAAGCCGAAGCCATCCTGATCCATCGTCCCGAGCGTCAGCATCCGGCGCGCCGTGCGCTGTTCACCACCGCCACGCTGGTGGCCTGGATGGCATGGATGGCCCTGTGGCTTCCACTGGCGACGCTCGTTGCCTGGGCCTTGGGCTTCCGCGTCGGCTACGTGGAAGTCGTCGTGCGCGAGCACGGTCACGGCGGGCACGACCTGGCGACTCTGCTCGCGCTGGCGCTCGCCTGCGGGTTCGTCATGGCCGTCTGGGCGTCCTACAACTATCTGCGTTTTGCCGGCGTGGACCGGCGGCG
It contains:
- the pgaB gene encoding poly-beta-1,6-N-acetyl-D-glucosamine N-deacetylase PgaB is translated as MSRWRHVLLLLFFFAAVPATAADRLAALSGPLPSRQPLPPLIVLNYHDVRDDIRDAGRLDSTAMSTDHLIAHFEWLRGNGFHMVSLDDVVAAQRGDHALPPKAVLLTFDDGLASFYTRVFPLLRAYGYPALFALEGSWMDLPAGKRFDYNGEGCGRECFVDWQQVNEMRASGLVEIASHTYDLHQGVVANAQGNTMPAALALAYDAKRGYETPDAYRARIRADLRRSADDIAVHTGQRPRAIVWPYGAYNRVAQAEAAALGMTISLSLDDEPAQLTEGRNIPRLLIADDIGVDGLASLIYRQRAIDPQRVVQVDLDYVYDPDPAQQEKNLSALLDRIRRMKPSQVWLQTYADPDGDGVADAVYFPNRHLPMRADLFARVAWQLRTRCEVDVYAWMPVLAFRFPGGGDLPSLGHGGDGDHYRLAPWDPRVRAMIGDVYEDLAMHGGMSGLLFSDDAYLRDTDALGPLAASKPAQRTQYLIDFTLELADRARQWRAQLKTARNLYARPVLEPASEAWFAQSLAAFNAAYDYTGLMAMPQLDRTPATNTWFERLAAAVAAQPHGLDRTVFELAAVDWRAGGKPVPPSVLGARLRLLQAQGARHLGYYPDNFVADQPALEAIRPYISAAEHPYREP
- the pgaC gene encoding poly-beta-1,6-N-acetyl-D-glucosamine synthase, whose amino-acid sequence is MDLRDIATALLDFAFYYPLLMSFFWMSGGLIYYLRWERGQAPRTRPPALLHYPLVSLIVPCHNEGAQVRETIAHLDAQRYPHFEIIAVNDGSTDDTGTQLDALQAEFPRLRVIHFASNQGKAMGLRMAAMAARGDFLVCVDGDALLDEYATHWMIGHMIGSPRVGAVTGNPRIRNRSTLLGKLQVGEFSSIIGLIKRAQRVYGRVFTVSGVIACFRRSALHDVGYWNTDMVTEDIDISWRLQMRHWDIRYEPNALCWILMPETLRGLWKQRLRWAQGGVEVMLRYSRVLLAWRRRRMWPVALEYLLSLVWAYVMATIIALWVLGRFTTLPPPLRIATLLPQWHGVMLGIVCLLQFGISTLIDRRYEARVGRNYYWMIWYPLTYWLLSTATTVAALPKALLKRKGTRAVWVSPDRGIR
- the pgaD gene encoding poly-beta-1,6-N-acetyl-D-glucosamine biosynthesis protein PgaD, which gives rise to MKAEAILIHRPERQHPARRALFTTATLVAWMAWMALWLPLATLVAWALGFRVGYVEVVVREHGHGGHDLATLLALALACGFVMAVWASYNYLRFAGVDRRRHARSVERRAIATALGVHQATATWMQHAPRMVLEFPEGEQVVHRMETDAVAQRLAAG